In a genomic window of Dyadobacter fermentans DSM 18053:
- a CDS encoding sensor histidine kinase: protein MTKRKIQIIVGLMCLALIGLIGFQWYWIREAIAIRNDQFNQKVSESVQQVVHRLEKQEMMYLLQRRIEAEQQKSKLDRIAQLREMPVKRTAPVKQKAPVQEMVPRVQPRMEIAIGPNGEEIHYQIITEAVPTDVLSPNFRVMVDHQQRIIEEFFQAQQYGMAGIDEFMRRRLDDERRLGNAMRGMADTEIRRKGIDSAPKDSAARNAANRKVALPDNAKGKQKSRATLTSAEPDRAELLKEVMKDFIYTKRPIEQRVNRFLLDTLLKKQLIQNGVTLPYEFAVRGAIPGQSPDSLIFSTVSMRRGEWEERSYKASLFPNETLGAQNALYVFFPDQQRYILSNMGVMFGGSGVLIIVIMACFYMAVTTILRQKKLSDIKNDFINNMTHEFKTPISTIALAAEMAQENSATLMDNPKGARLDRYLGIIREENRRLGTHVEKVLQMALLDKGHVKLKIAETNIHDLIGGALNGQSVQIEQKEGEVELNFDAEDDVVAADEVHISNILNNLIDNAIKYSPEKLYINISTENEHGGISISITDRGIGMSREQQQRVFDTFYRVPTGNVHDVKGFGLGLSYVKKMVEAHEGTVRLQSKPGEGSTFTIWLPVRKEEQIV, encoded by the coding sequence ATGACCAAGCGGAAAATACAAATTATCGTAGGGCTGATGTGCCTCGCATTAATCGGGCTGATCGGCTTTCAATGGTACTGGATCAGGGAAGCGATCGCGATCCGGAACGACCAGTTCAATCAGAAAGTCTCGGAATCGGTACAACAGGTGGTGCACCGGTTGGAAAAGCAAGAAATGATGTACCTCCTGCAACGCCGCATCGAGGCAGAGCAGCAAAAAAGCAAGCTCGACCGCATTGCGCAGCTGCGTGAAATGCCTGTGAAACGGACCGCGCCGGTCAAGCAGAAAGCCCCCGTTCAGGAAATGGTCCCGCGCGTGCAGCCGAGGATGGAAATCGCCATTGGCCCGAACGGCGAGGAAATCCATTATCAGATCATCACCGAAGCCGTTCCAACGGACGTACTCAGCCCGAATTTCAGGGTGATGGTAGATCATCAGCAACGCATTATCGAAGAGTTTTTCCAGGCGCAGCAGTATGGAATGGCCGGGATAGACGAGTTTATGCGCCGCAGGCTGGACGATGAGCGCCGTTTGGGAAATGCAATGCGTGGTATGGCCGATACCGAAATCCGTCGGAAAGGCATCGACTCCGCGCCGAAAGATTCGGCTGCCCGGAATGCGGCGAACAGGAAAGTAGCATTACCTGACAATGCAAAAGGCAAGCAAAAGTCACGCGCAACGCTCACTTCCGCGGAACCCGACCGGGCCGAGCTGCTGAAAGAGGTAATGAAGGATTTTATTTATACCAAAAGGCCGATTGAGCAGCGTGTGAACCGCTTTTTGCTCGATACTTTGTTAAAAAAGCAGCTGATCCAGAATGGGGTGACGCTGCCGTACGAATTTGCCGTGCGCGGCGCAATACCCGGCCAGTCGCCGGATAGCCTCATCTTCTCGACCGTGAGCATGCGCCGGGGCGAATGGGAGGAAAGATCTTACAAAGCCTCGCTTTTCCCGAACGAGACATTAGGAGCTCAGAATGCATTATATGTGTTTTTCCCCGATCAGCAGCGGTACATTCTCAGCAACATGGGCGTGATGTTCGGCGGCTCCGGCGTCCTGATTATCGTAATCATGGCCTGCTTCTACATGGCCGTGACGACGATCCTGCGCCAGAAAAAGCTTTCCGACATTAAAAACGACTTTATCAATAACATGACCCACGAGTTCAAAACACCCATTTCGACCATTGCATTGGCGGCGGAAATGGCACAGGAGAATTCGGCCACACTCATGGATAATCCCAAGGGCGCGCGCCTCGACCGCTACCTGGGCATTATCCGGGAGGAAAACCGGCGCCTTGGCACGCACGTGGAGAAAGTTTTGCAAATGGCATTGCTCGACAAAGGTCATGTAAAACTCAAAATCGCTGAAACCAACATTCACGACCTGATAGGAGGGGCGCTGAACGGGCAGAGCGTGCAGATTGAGCAAAAAGAAGGGGAAGTAGAGCTCAATTTCGATGCGGAAGATGACGTGGTGGCGGCCGACGAAGTGCATATCTCCAACATTTTGAACAACCTCATCGACAATGCGATCAAATACTCGCCGGAAAAGCTGTACATCAATATCAGTACCGAAAACGAGCATGGCGGCATTTCCATCTCCATCACCGATCGGGGCATTGGCATGAGCCGCGAGCAGCAGCAGCGCGTTTTCGACACTTTCTACCGCGTGCCTACGGGTAATGTGCATGATGTGAAGGGCTTCGGGCTTGGTTTGAGTTATGTCAAAAAGATGGTGGAGGCGCACGAGGGCACCGTCCGCCTGCAAAGCAAACCGGGTGAGGGAAGCACATTTACGATCTGGCTGCCGGTCCGCAAAGAGGAGCAAATAGTTTAG